The sequence CCTTTCGCCACCACCAAAAATTAGGTCAAATTTTTTCCGGTTAAAGTAAAGGAGATGGCGAAGAAGAAAGTCTCCAATGCCAACACCAGAAGCCATCGCAGAAGCAGGACGAAACGGTGAAGTCTCTATCAATGGACTCGTCGCCGCCTCTTCCGTAGATTCGGAGAAGCTCGAGAGCCTCAAATCTCTGAATCAATGCTTGCTCAAGGAGGCGGTCAAGCGCGCCAGCAGGTTGACTCCCTTCTCCAGTCCAAAGGCTCTCTGGAGATGGAGCTGACTCGCTCGAACTCGGACAAGGAGGCTTTGGGGATCCGAGTTGGCTCAGCTTGTGTGAGCGGGTGGAGGAGCTTGGAACTTGAGAGGAGAGTTGGTGGCAGTTTATGTAGCTGTCAGGTTGGGTGTGAGAAGGGAGAGAAGATTGTTCGGGAAATGAAGGGGTTGGAGATGGAAATTAGAGAAAAGGAGAGAGAGGTCGAGGAGAGGGGTAGTACGATTGCGAGGCTGAACGCAGCGTTGAGTGAGAGCGAAGGTGCATTGGGGGTTGAGAGAGCGGCTTCGAAGCGAGTTCGCGTGGAGAGGGATGTTTTTGAAGCTAAGCTGAATCGACAAATTGAGGAGGATCTAGGGCTGAGGGCGAATCTGGCTGAATTGAGTGAAAAAATTAGGGATTTCGAAAGGGAGATTGAGAGTCACGGACTGCCTACAATGCTGTAGTGAGTGAGAGAGAAGGAATGGAAACGCGGATCAAGTTGCTGATTGAAGAGAAAGAATCGTCGGTGAGGGATTTGAAGGAGTCGAATAAACTTTTAGAGAAGCTGAAGGATGATATCAGTGTGATTGTTAGGGAGAAAGAAGAGGTTGAGAAGGAGAAGAATGGGGAGATTGGCAAAAGGAGAGAGTTGGAGAATGTTATGACCGGAATCAATGAGATGGTTGCTGGCTTGAAGAAAGAAGAGGCGAATCTGCAGAAGATCATGGCTGAGTTGGATAAGAAGTGTGCTGTGGGTGAGACAAAGCTTAGTGAGATGTGGAAGGAGACTGATCGATTGGTTGGGGAGACGAAGTTGAGTGAGAAGAGGATTAAGGAGTTGGCTGGTGAGAAAGGTGTAATTGAAAAAGAATTGAATGATGCGCGTAAGAATTTAACTGAGAGGAGTCTTGAATTGGAGGGCTTAGCTAATGAGAAGATTGTGATTTTGGAGGAGAAAAGTAGTGTGGAGGGCCGAGTTAGAGAGTTGGGAAGCCATGTAGATGAACTTGGACTGCTATTGTCGAGTTGGAGGGATCGAATGTGGCTTATGTTGACAAGATACGGAAACTTAGAATCTCAAGTTGGGTGAATAAGAGGTAAACTCAAGAAGGTTTATGTTGAAAGGGAAGGAGTGGAGCGTTGCCTCGACGAGGAGAAGCAGAATGCTCTGAAACTGAAGGCTAAGATTGAAGAAATGGAGAAAAGAATCCAGGAAAGCCACAAGGGTAGTAAGGAGGTGAAGACAGAGAAGGCTGCAATCTTGAGTGAGAGAGTGGAGTTAGAGAGCCAATGTGGAATGCTGAGAGAGGAGATTGCTTCTCTGCAAGAAACCATGGCTAAATCGCGGGCTGAATTCAAATCAATGAAGAGTAAGGCAGAGACTGCAGATGCCAACTTGAAGCTAGTGCTGAAAATGCTAAAGGGCATATCGGCCTTCTGCTCTAAAGAGGTGTGTGAGGGCGAAGCTGGCAATGTGCATGCTAATGGCGAGGGACTGAAGGTGCACATTGTGGAAATGGAGACGATAAAGAATGCTTTCAAGAGCAAAGCTGCTAAGGTGGAGgagatgaataggcagttgaaGGCGCTGCGAAGCAGTGTGTTGGATGAGCAGAAGAAGAAGAGCTTTTGGACTATGTTATCGTCAGCCACCACGCTCTTGGCTGCATTATCCCTTGCATATGTTTTTCGTGGCCATTGAATAACATCGTTTTTTGGGGGCTCACCTCTGATTAGTGTTGGAGGCATGAACTGAATTCTGATATGCTAACTAGAGGTGAAGAGAGACGTAGTATAATAGTAGTTGAGAAATTTCGTTTATGAAGAAATAAGCAAAAGCTTTGATGCTAAAGGCAAATGTTTGAAACCATTGTGGTAGGTAGTAGATGAGTAACAACTCTTTTCTTTCATCAACTCTTTGCTTAATTTCGTTCCTCATTGTTTCAATGAAATTGATTGCGTTTTGCAGGCTTCAGTTCAAGAAATTACTCTGTTTCTTTTGATTGTTTCTGGAGTTTTAACCGACAGCTTTCGTTTAAACATTattcttggtattgaatttttaaaatagtgAATAATAATTGTAAATGATGGTTATGACAGTGGAAAGAAGAACATAGCTTTCATTTTCCTAGATTAATCTCTGTGCCCAAGTGTAGCAGTGTAGTATTCTCTTCGTCTCAATTAAGTTAGGCATAGAGATTAAAAAATGTgttaaaaaaattgtgttaaataaattaaattaaagtataatatataggaaagagaaaaaagtaggagagataaaaAGAGCGTAAATTagatgatgaaataaaataagagtgatttgatgtttttttgtcaaaaacaAAAATGACTTAACATTATTGGTACGTTccaaaaaaagaatacgactcaatttaattgggacggatggaataatttttttttcaaatcagaATTGTATTTTGTCTTCAAAGTCAAAATAGTTAGtattagtactccatataaGATGTAGCCGTTGTACAAAATGATAACGATGAGGTGATAAATTTCTCCTATTATTAATAGCCATATTATCACGTTCTTTTATTCATTTCAGCAAATtactaagaccatccacaatagcgcccagccgaccgcccagccgagcgccggcgctgggcggttcgctaggcggtctattgcagtcgcccagcggacgaatggagagagaaaccgcgcagcgctgggcggtttcgtggcgctgggcggagcgctgggcgatccgctcggcgctattgcagtgcccggatcgcccagcgcaccgcctagcacgaaatttaatttttttttccgaaacactatatatacgcgctttgctcgtcattttcattcgcactacttgttttaacgagtactctctctatcttattattgtattattttattattgtattttttttaaattaatgtattttttttaaattattgtacttttttaaattttaatagtattattaaatttttcccgtatatgtctcgtaaattaaatttcgtatattgtgtgattgttaattatttaattttgtatatatttgttaatagtgatgtgaatattatatgactgggctattgctgggctatttgcttgttttgatgatatggcaggaggatttttagtgctgatgatgtggcagtggctaggctatgactgagctattgctgggctattcttaTTGTGGAGGGCCTAAGCAATATTCTTAGCTAAAAATCGACTATAGACAAGTGAGCACTGACAAATTATCTAAGATTAATTAGTAATCTCGACacaaaaattctacaaagaattttgatattttttaaaatatttatttacacCTATGTAATGAATACTCCCTCCTTACCAAGATAagcgaaatatttttttagcacgaaatttaaggaattgatatttaaagagttaaaaGATAAAGAGTAAAGTGAGAAAGAGAAAGTAGAGAagtaaagagataataaagtaagaggattgatatttttactaaaatgaaaaataacttATTTATAATGGGACATTTCAAAAAAGGTAGCTTACTTATTTTGGGACGAGGAGAAAGTATATCTATTCGCTGTATTAGAggtttcattatttaattattggaaaattttatactactaactTTTAGATACAAACCGGCTCAACAGACATTAAATGAATAAATTTGTGAGTTAGGGAATAAAAAAAGGGCGTTAGTCAAATTACATACACGCATTTATTAGGGCACCCAACGAGGGTTGGGCACTAAAAATGACGAAGCTTCGTATTTATTCGAGATACATACTCCTACTAACTCCatttatggagtattaaatgATTCTTATcagcaaaaataataaataagacaaagaaaaaaagtaaatagagTGTGGTTCATCGTAAAAGAgataaaatttatgaaaaaatataagAGTGGACTAGTTTTATGAGACTGATAAAATTTAATAACAATACAGTAAGATTCTTATTTGAAACAAAAGgagtcttatttttttattttagtttccacaaaatttatttatttttctttgttatgacaaaattttttctttttcttctttttttgctcttatttattcatttattaaataattcttttgg is a genomic window of Salvia splendens isolate huo1 unplaced genomic scaffold, SspV2 ctg989, whole genome shotgun sequence containing:
- the LOC121791983 gene encoding chromosome partition protein Smc-like; protein product: METRIKLLIEEKESSVRDLKESNKLLEKLKDDISVIVREKEEVEKEKNGEIGKRRELENVMTGINEMVAGLKKEEANLQKIMAELDKKCAVGETKLSEMWKETDRLVGETKLSEKRIKELAGEKGVIEKELNDARKNLTERSLELEGLANEKIVILEEKSSVEGRVRELGSHVYVEREGVERCLDEEKQNALKLKAKIEEMEKRIQESHKGSKEVKTEKAAILSERVELESQCGMLREEIASLQETMAKSRAEFKSMKSKAETADANLKLVLKMLKGISAFCSKEVCEGEAGNVHANGEGLKVHIVEMETIKNAFKSKAAKVEEMNRQLKALRSSVLDEQKKKSFWTMLSSATTLLAALSLAYVFRGH